The Elaeis guineensis isolate ETL-2024a chromosome 13, EG11, whole genome shotgun sequence genome includes a region encoding these proteins:
- the LOC105056765 gene encoding pollen receptor-like kinase 3 yields MVAVLPLVSFLLLLLLLAVPSRTATAQEAAVMEKALTSDGSALLQLKDSFTDAGGLSSWSANGGPPCNWTGVFCTNNSISGLNLASLGLSGKIDIDALASLKGLRSINLNNNSFSGPLPTALSRLGALKSLYISGNKFSGSIPSDVFASIRRLKKLWLDHNNFSGPVPSSLASLGYLIELRIDDNAFEGAIPDFSSKALRTFNAKNNKLSGPIPASLARFDATAFQGNAGLCGGPLSSSPCSSTPPTETPPSSERESGSSNSAVILIVAALLVFALVAAFLINRQRQRDREFDTLGVVAEAEAMEEAAAAGPAVASSESSHKQKSAGSSHKRSSSSLSGSAGGAGGAGALVMVNEEKGVFGLSDLMKASAEVLGNGSLGSAYKAVMASGLALAVKRMREMNRVGKDTFDEHMRRLGRLRHPNVLTPLAFHYRKEEKLIVSEYVQKGSLLYILHGDRGPDHMALEWPTRLKIIRGIARGMAYLHVELAALDVPHGNLKSGNVLLGPDFEPMLVDYGFSGLINPSQASHVMFSHKSPETLQYRHVSPKSDVYCLGVVMLEVLTGKFPSHYLNNTKGGTDVVQWTASAIAENREAELLDPAITAKNKASELKMVRLLQLGVACADVDPEQRPDMKEVVRLIEEIAAGGSGEPAKEEGGPFEPLPSLTEGYADMALGQPAPGLEGVAGWGSTGELRTSDNSKVAP; encoded by the exons ATGGTCGCTGTTCTTCCCTTGgtctccttcctcctcctcctcctcctcctcgccgTCCCTTCCCGTACTGCCACCGCCCAGGAGGCGGCGGTGATGGAGAAGGCTCTGACGTCGGACGGGTCGGCCCTACTCCAACTAAAAGACTCTTTCACTGACGCTGGGGGTCTCTCCTCGTGGTCGGCCAACGGCGGCCCCCCATGCAACTGGACCGGAGTCTTCTGCACCAACAATTCCATCAGCGGCCTCAACCTCGCCAGCCTTGGCCTCTCCGGTAAAATCGACATCGACGCTCTCGCTTCCTTGAAGGGGCTCCGCTCCATCAACCTCAATAACAACTCCTTCTCCGGTCCCCTTCCCACCGCTCTCTCCCGCCTCGGAGCCCTTAAGTCCCTCTATATCTCCGGCAATAAGTTCTCCGGCTCCATCCCCTCCGACGTCTTTGCCTCCATACGCCGCCTCAAGAAGCTTTGGCTAGACCATAACAACTTCTCTGGCCCCGTCCCGTCGTCGCTCGCCAGTCTCGGCTATCTCATTGAGCTCCGCATCGACGACAACGCCTTCGAGGGTGCCATCCCCGACTTCTCCTCCAAAGCTCTTAGGACCTTCAACGCTAAGAACAACAAACTCTCTGGCCCCATCCCCGCCTCTCTCGCCCGCTTCGACGCCACCGCCTTCCAAGGCAATGCCGGCCTCTGCGGTGGCCCGCTCAGCTCCTCCCCATGCAGCAGCACCCCGCCGACGGAGACGCCACCGTCGTCGGAAAGGGAATCCGGGTCCAGTAATTCGGCGGTCATTTTGATCGTTGCCGCATTGTTGGTCTTCGCGCTGGTCGCCGCATTCCTGATAAATCGCCAGCGGCAGCGAGACAGGGAGTTCGATACGCTCGGCGTCGTTGCCGAGGCGGAGGCCATGGAGGAGGCGGCCGCGGCTGGCCCGGCCGTGGCTTCCTCTGAGTCCAGCCACAAGCAGAAGTCGGCCGGGTCGAGCCACAAGCGTTCCAGCTCGAGCCTGTCGGGTTCGGCGGGTGGTGCCGGAGGCGCGGGTGCGCTGGTGATGGTCAACGAGGAGAAGGGCGTCTTTGGCCTATCCGATTTAATGAAGGCCTCCGCCGAGGTGCTCGGCAACGGCAGTCTCGGGTCAGCCTACAAGGCCGTCATGGCCAGTGGCCTTGCCCTCGCCGTTAAGCGCATGCGCGAAATGAATCGTGTTGGGAAGGACACTTTCGACGAACACATGAGGCGGCTTGGGAGACTCCGTCACCCCAACGTCCTAACGCCGTTAGCCTTCCATTACCGGAAAGAGGAGAAACTCATCGTCTCCGAGTACGTCCAGAAGGGCAGCCTTCTATACATCCTTCACG gGGATCGAGGGCCGGATCACATGGCGTTGGAATGGCCGACGAGGCTAAAGATCATACGAGGAATCGCGCGAGGAATGGCCTACCTCCACGTCGAGCTGGCGGCGCTCGACGTGCCCCATGGGAATCTCAAGTCTGGCAACGTCCTTCTTGGCCCGGACTTCGAGCCGATGCTCGTTGACTACGGTTTCAGTGGGTTGATCAATCCGTCGCAGGCATCGCACGTCATGTTTTCGCACAAGTCCCCCGAGACCCTGCAGTACCGCCACGTGTCCCCAAAATCCGACGTGTATTGCCTCGGGGTGGTGATGCTGGAGGTTCTCACCGGGAAATTCCCGTCGCACTACTTGAACAACACGAAGGGCGGGACGGACGTGGTGCAGTGGACGGCGTCTGCGATCGCCGAGAACCGGGAGGCCGAGTTGCTGGACCCAGCGATCACGGCGAAGAACAAGGCGTCGGAGCTTAAGATGGTGCGGCTCTTGCAGCTCGGCGTGGCGTGCGCTGACGTGGACCCGGAGCAGCGGCCCGATATGAAGGAGGTGGTCCGGTTAATCGAGGAGATAGCCGCCGGAGGCTCGGGGGAGCCGGCGAAGGAAGAGGGCGGGCCGTTCGAGCCGCTGCCTTCGCTGACGGAGGGGTACGCTGACATGGCGCTCGGCCAGCCGGCGCCGGGGCTCGAGGGCGTGGCGGGGTGGGGAAGCACCGGCGAGCTCCGGACCAGCGATAACTCTAAGGTGGCGCCATGA
- the LOC105056704 gene encoding 3beta-hydroxysteroid-dehydrogenase/decarboxylase codes for MGEVGGGERWCVVTGGRGFAARHLVEMLLRSGEWCVRVADLVPSIKLEPQEEDGVLAHALHSSRASYVSADLRNKAQAIKAFQGAEAVFHMAAPDSSINNYHLHHSVNVEGTKNVIDACIECKVKRLIYTSSPSVVFDGVHGIYDGKESMPYPAKFNDSYSETKAEGEKLVIKANGRSDLLTCCIRPSSIFGPGDKLLVPSLVAAARAGKSKYIIGDGNNMYDFTYVENVAHAHVCAERTLASEVGAKKAAGQAYFITNMEPIKFWEFMSLIIEGLGYERPSIKIPVSVMMPIAHVVEWTYKLFSRYGMRVPQLTPSRIRLLSCNRTFSCAKAKDQLGYEPIVSLKDGLKRTIESYPNLRAEKRTSKATIYLGNGNIANTILWKDKKQTFKTLFLLAAIYYYLFACGYTIITAMAKLLSVVALFLFVHGMLPMEVFGYKIEKLSPSHFHLSEEKAHHLACCVSSSWNSAVGILRSLCKGKDWSLFFKVVLALSVLNLLGAMSLQMTYKIGIPLVFVAALVYEKWEDKIDSLFDDAVTCILKLKSNVAQKCLRQR; via the exons ATGGGCGAAGTCGGCGGCGGCGAGCGGTGGTGCGTGGTGACCGGCGGGAGGGGCTTCGCCGCCCGCCACCTGGTGGAGATGCTGCTCCGCTCCGGCGAGTGGTGCGTGCGGGTCGCCGATCTGGTCCCGTCCATCAAGCTGGAGCCCCAAGAGGAGGACGGCGTCCTCGCCCATGCCCTCCACTCCAGCCGCGCCTCCTACGTCTCCGCGGATCTCCGCAACAAAGCCCAGGCCATCAAAG CATTTCAGGGTGCAGAGGCTGTTTTCCACATGGCTGCTCCTGACTCATCCATCAACAATTACCACCTTCATCACTCGGTTAATGTTGAAG GAACTAAGAATGTTATTGATGCTTGTATCGAATGCAAAGTTAAGCGACTTATCTATACTAGCTCACCTAGTGTTGTCTTTGACGGTGTTCATGGAATTTATGATGGCAAGGAGTCAATGCCATATCCAGCTAAG TTTAATGACTCATATTCTGAGACTAAAGCAGAAGGAGAAAAACTGGTGATAAAGGCAAATGGTAGGTCTGACCTTCTGACGTGCTGCATACGTCCTAGTAGCATTTTTGGCCCTGGTGATAAACTTTTGGTGCCATCGCTAGTTGCTGCTGCAAGGGCTGGGAAATCCAAG TACATCATTGGTGATGGAAACAATATGTATGACTTCACATATGTTGAAAATGTGGCACATGCCCATGTATGTGCTGAGCGAACTCTAGCCTCAGAAGTGGGTGCCAAGAAAGCTGCAGGACAG GCTTATTTCATCACGAATATGGAACCAATAAAATTCTGGGAGTTCATGTCCCTTATTATTGAAGGTCTTGGATATGAGAG GCCTTCAATTAAAATTCCTGTCTCTGTTATGATGCCGATAGCCCATGTAGTAGAGTGGACATACAAATTGTTCTCTCGGTATGGCATGCGTGTCCCCCAGCTGACACCTTCAAGAATTAGGCTTCTCTCATGCAACAGAACTTTCAGTTGTGCAAAAGCTAAAGATCAACTTGGTTATGAGCCTATTGTATCACTTAAG GATGGTCTGAAGAGAACAATTGAGTCGTACCCCAACTTGAGAGCGGAGAAGAGAACATCGAAGGCTACTATCTACTTAGGAAATGGAAATA TTGCCAACACTATTCTTTGGAAGGATAAGAAACAAACGTTCAAAACATTGTTCCTCCTGGCTGCTATTTACTATTACTTATTTGCATGTGGATATACCATCATTACAGCAATGGCAAAGCTTCTCTCAGTGGTTGCTTTGTTCTTGTTTGTGCACGGGATGTTACCTATGGAAGT ATTTGGTTACAAAATTGAGAAACTATCACCTTCACATTTTCACTTATCAGAAGAGAAGGCACATCATCTTGCTTGTTGTGTCAGTTCTTCATGGAATTCTGCAGTTGGCATACTAAGATCTCTTTGCAAGGGAAAGGACTGGTCGCTATTTTTTAAA GTGGTTCTTGCCCTTTCGGTTCTCAACCTTCTTGGAGCCATGTCACTGCAGATGACGTATAAAATAG GTATTCCACTAGTTTTTGTGGCAGCCTTGGTTTATGAAAAATGGGAGGATAAAATTGATAGCCTATTTGATGATGCTGTCACCTGCATTTTGAAACTGAAGTCCAATGTTGCACAGAAATGCCTGAGGCAACGGTAG